Proteins from a genomic interval of Capsicum annuum cultivar UCD-10X-F1 chromosome 4, UCD10Xv1.1, whole genome shotgun sequence:
- the LOC107867732 gene encoding uncharacterized protein LOC107867732, with the protein MKAWLNPKLNVVRSGGVPCTAKFLLPPPTSSHGIACTESSVLSQLPGDAKASAIKAAPSRTTGKERAWRLLKKGLFMVKNDLLELLSSRSDKKYSFGSDAARLQTGNCQACVHLNIHHP; encoded by the exons ATGAAAGC GTGGTTAAACCCAAAACTGAATGTGGTCAGGTCAGGTGGTGTGCCATGTACAGCTAAATTTTTATTGCCTCCACCAACTTCATCGCACGGTATAGCATGTACAG AGTCATCTGTGTTATCCCAGCTTCCAGGGGATGCTAAGGCTTCGGCTATCAAGGCAGCTCCTTCACGAACAACTGGTAAAGAAAGAG CTTGGAGACTTTTGAAGAAGGGATTGTTCATGGTTAAGAATGATCTGCTTGAGCTTCTCTCTTCTAGATCTGATAAGAAGTATAGTTTTGGTTCAGATGCTGCCCGACTCCAGACTGGCAATTGTCAGGCTTGTGTCCATCTTAATATTCACCATCCATAA